The genomic window tgttCGCGTTCGTTTGCTTGCTcgtgtgtggctgtgtgcgtGTGGGAAATTAAGCCAACTGTCGCGTTGAAATGTAATCAGTTTTGTCCCTACgcttttgcatataaataaatacacacacacacgcttaaATACTTGTATTATTGCTTTATTGGCCAGCACTTTTCCGCGTGCCTCTACACGcccatacaaacatacatggcTATTCATGTTATTTTTTCGGCTGTGTTGTTTCATTCAATTGCCaccatatactatgtacatttgtacattgctacatacatacattatatattcGTCAGTATAAATGTGTggccaaacaaataaattagaaGGAAGCAATGGAAAGTCACTTAGTTCGGTCGGTCAGCGCGCATCTTCAGCATGAGTGTGTGTCTTATTTTCTACTTCAAGTGTTGAGTGATTAAAATCtgccaaatatttatgcaatttgCGTAttcatatagatacatatgtatgtatatttgtggcTTGTTTGATTCACactacatattttcatattctatACCTGCTACTTGGCGGCCGAAAGTCTTGACTGGATTTCGCCGCTTATTCCGTTCATTTGCAAAAAAGTACGTCTTGAAGTGCATTAAATTATcagttataatttaattaaattctttatgtttttatgtgcaaatttcagtttttcaatCGTgactttattgtattttattatgtgTCGATAGAAATAGATGCTTAATTTTTAGCCGATTAAATATCTAATAAAATCTCTGTGctaaataaacaattataaCCAAATTTAAAAGTACGAAAAATACGAAAGTGTGCGGCGGATTTTTGTGCGTAAATTAATAGTGAAAAAGGTGTTAATTCGTaagaaaaactatttatggTTGTTTGCTAAAACCGTTAGCTTATGGAGGCGCTTGTAttaagcttttttttatataatttttgtcatttttgaaacactaaaaaaaagatacaaaaaaaaaataaaaaaaatattatttcaaaatcaagccatacaaaaactgaaaacattTCTTCAAACTTATGGCAGATTTCGGCAAATGAACCAGTGATTTCTTTTGTGACTCcacctgaaaaaaaaataatttgttttatttttatattgtatacTACCATCTGTTCATACCATTTGACCTGACTTGGGCTCCGTTCCCACGACAACCGgttctaagtaaccggaacccAGTCAGATTTTTAACTTGGCAAGGGCTGTCAAGTCCGCACCATTCCTTGAAATTAgctcaggaatgttttctggccctacagcaacaaaaacaacccaACTAGGAgtctatttaaattttgtgttgcgAATGGAATCACGGAAGTGTTTTGGGAAGACTGCTTCATCACGGACTCACGTGTAACTATTTGAGTGATACAAAGCATTAAATGAAGGTCGTGAAGTTAGCAAAGACTTGTCTCGGGCGAGTCGTCCATCCATTTCGGTTACTGCCGATGCGATAAAGTtaaaacagtgcttgaaaaccgtcatGTTGGCATCAGCGAGATACCAGAGAATCTGAACACCTCTCATGAATTgactcaacatattttggttacTATGTTGTGTATGAAGCGTATAATTGCTAGACTCGTGGCAAAAGAGttgtatattttgcaaaaacgatgACAAGTAGAGGTCGTAGAAGAGACGCTTGACAACGAAGCTGCGGACTCTACATTCGTCAAGCGCGTAATTGCTTATGACGAGACgtggttttatacataaatatgttgaaACAGTCCGACAATCTAACGAATGACGCTCCAAAAATAAGGCAAAACcgaaaattcgctgaagacacTCAAGGCCGTCCTAACCGAAACTTATGCTTGCATGCTTGTTTTGGCCCAGAAGCCTTTTTTTGAAGGCGATtgtaaagatttgtattacaaTACCgggtccgggtcaaatttgattagaTGGTTCAGAAATATCTTGCGTAACTGAACTCTCGTCAATGTTTTATACTGTGGTTGTCCGAAAATACTTTCCAAATAATATTGAATCATGGCAGTGCTTAGCGGGCTATGAGTTCTAGTGAAAAACATTTGATTTTTGCCGCTTAGTATGTATGAACGATCTCCCTGGCTTCCTCTCTGCGATTTCATTCTGAAACCACTCCAACAGATAGCAACTTGTATCTCAGCCATTTCACTAGAATATCCAGTGGGATCTATTATTGGACACTGAAGTAGATAAAACTACAGGGTGatcctaaataaataaatgcaatccTACCTAAAAGGCCCGCTGTTTGAACCTAAAATTAGCTGAAATTGATAACTATTTACATGCCTATGCAGGTGTCGAGATGTTGCTTACAGTTACTACAGGGTTACTTGTAGTttataacaaaacaacaacaaaaactaactACACTTTGTAAAAAATCCAAATGATCGACCGTTTTAGCTGCTCCATTTCACTGTATAATCCAGTAAAAGCTGTTGAAACTCGTTCGCCCGCAAAGCTTTGGGAATTTTCTTATCTCGAAATGAAAAAAGCCCACTTTTACTCTGCCTTagtaatcattaatttatcaagTGTCCTGTCCGCTTTGACATttgatttaaaatgtttaacaagTTTTGCTaataaacacaaacacactaacacatacataagtagccGTTTTATCAATCTAAATATAAAACACTTCTAATGTCTAATAACATCTGCTAAATaagattaattaataatatttgtttaagtatacttactcatataaatttattatatttgtacatgcatatacttatacatatatgtatatattacagtTGGTCATAATGTATTTACATGtgacttaattaatttattaagtctgtaaaattttattttaagcgcAGGGAAGTTATTTAAAGCTACAAACCTTGTTAAACCCCGTTATAATTTTATGTCATTGTTTTTAACGTTATTCGTTGGAGTAAACAATTACCAATACTGacataatattgggtagtcgaaaatgtCTTTtagtatttctaatcaaacttcaacttatttttttatatttatacaaataaataaataaagaaatttgtaccattttagtcgacccctttttgccattttccgctAAAGACATTCCTTCAGTGTAAAtccaaatttcgaaatttccagaacggaagcgaacgAACCATtcttgtgctacacgaactgatacagcatcgtctccgtaaacttcacaaatttcattggtggcttgcgtagcATTcctccctttttatacaaaaatttgaaaatttagcgaatttcttcaatattttcactcattttgttttttggttaaatgaagcttaaaatctcaccttttcaacattatatggtatgacacagtGTGATTAGTAGCACTGGAGATGTACGACTggaacgacatctattgacaaccggtcccacgacagtcgggtctacgtaaccggaacggacctggatttttatccggccaaggactgtcaattcGGCAGAactctgccgctacaacaacaataacaacagcatctattgacaaaatacgaaaagactttttcgactatccaatattaagttttttcatAAATAGTTAAGGCATAATTGAGCCATGGAATTCGTAATTGACAACAGCAGTTCAGTTGCTGACGTCACAAtttaaaaacagccttttttcaacaatttttttctcatataaaaattaaatattttattagaattttttattgttacaaacatacactattaacaaaaaaaatctgaaatttttggaaaaaatattttaaactcggccattgtaacgctatttccggtgaccccAAGGAAAGAAGTTGCGCCTCCGTTGACGGCATAACTCCATTCAGGATCATTTAAACCTTACTTAGAATTTgggcgaaggaaaaaaaacgaaaattggatttttggcagacatttttacaaaaaatgataaattttagtgaaaattttgcgactttttttttcaaatggttataattgaaaaaaaaaccttcttccaaatctttaagaattgtgTCTCAaatacctgtgtaaaatttcattttcatgaagatcggttgagtagttctcgagaaatcttgccaaccgacttcaaaaacacagttttgagaaaaaacgcgtttaaagacggcgcatttAGCCTCGCTAGCCTCGAGCGCTAGAGAATATTCTAGAGGTCAAGAAtctaataagacaataaaaaagtttgattttttgaaacccataaactcatgtaaccccttaactcGCCGCTAATACTCCGAAAACAGGTTTCCAATTGGTTAGTTATGGCTGATTTTCTATGACGTAGTAAAAGTAAATAACGCAGTCTAATCATGTCAAGGGGCTCACCtgttgtgaaattaaaaagaaaacgaTTTTTATCGCATATTTTGTTAggttgtaatttttaaaataatatattaaaattaaataaatcgaTATGTCAAATAGTTCTTGTGTTACGTCCTCCATCAGTCTGTTTTTAACGCGTTTTTCGCAAAAATCCACTTTTCAGATTTGCTTGattgattcttcttctttattggtctACGCCgaaccgcttacgtggttatagccgagtttacaacagcttACCTGATTACTCCGATcaatctcaaaaattttttgcatgTCTCTATCTgtatagttttccatacaatgacCTACCAGTTTTTTGCGCTgatcaaaatttgaattttggcaAGCCTTACATACAGTTTTTCGCGtctcttttattttactattctTTTTATAGTTAATGCCGTTAGATGGTGTCAGATTacatttaaatcaattttattactgaacttttttattaaaccacatttacataatttttttatttattttcaggttccTTAAAATGATGTTTGGAAACCCCATACGAAGATAAAGAAAAATGATATCACTTAACAGAAGCATTTCTGCGATATTTCACCTTAAGGCCGAAATATTTGACGATTCAAAGCGAAGGAATATAAGAAagtagaaattaataaaatcaaaaaacaacaaaaaatcctATAGTATAGCATATTAGTAATAGCTCGTTTAAGTACTTCGACACGATCatcacactcacacacaaacacacagaagCAATGTCGTGCTGTAATACAAATAAAAGGATTAACTAAGCAAAAGGACAGCCATCAGTTGACACGGATAGTTAGAATTTCAACACCAACGAACCTAAGTTACAAACGGCCGTGAAAATGAGTCGTGAAGAGCCAAAATCGCgtacaacaaataaaacaaacataacTCATCCCACCATCTACACCACTAACATCCCGCCCACCACGCATACAACTGCAACTGCAACAGCAACGCaatcaactacaacaacaaccgcatCATCAATCAGTTACACCACCTGCAgcagtgcaacaacaataaattcgGACGCCAACACTACAGCATTCCTAACGGCTAGCAGCTGTGATGGCATTGGTGGCAAAATCTCCACTTCAACGCCACACAGGCGTTGTGATGGTGTCGGCGCCACCGCTGAAGGTCGCTGCGACGAAGCTGCCGGTGCTGCGCACGCCACATCCCTACGTGATATGCTTAGCGCCGCGTTTCTCCCGGACGACAGTATTGCCACAACGATTAGTCCACCGGGCAGCCGTAACTTGAGCGCGGTCTCTGCACCGGGCAGCTTCATCAAGTCTACAACTACTACTAATACTAACAATTCGACTGGTAGTCCGGTAGCCAAACGTCATCTGAGCGCTGCATCTATGGCGCGCATGCGTCCACAGTCGAGTTATTCGGCGCGCGCATTGGTATTCGATGACTCTGATCAAGAGTTGGGCGCTAGTGGTGGCAGCGCCAGCGGTAGTGCTGGCGGTAGTCCACGTGTCAGCTGCAAGCAGCAGGAGATGAGTGTAGGCGCTACCAAGTCAGCGACAGGGTTGGATATGTTGAGCACATCGTCGAAAGTGTCGGCCGGTGAACATAACGTAAGCACGACATCGTTGATGACATCGCATTCATTGCTGCGTAATTCGAATTTGACCAAGTCGTCTTCGGGGGGCCTATCAGGCAGCTCAGTGTCGTTAACTGGACGCAGCTACAATGCGTTACTACGTAAGATCTCCTATCAGCACGGTTACTCCTTGCGTTCGTCTAGCAATGGTAAGTGCTACTGTAAATTTGCGCTCTTCTTGTATTGGTATAATTTGATTGCTTGCATTTTGTGATTTAATTCTACTACAGATACATCAAATTTGGTGCGCATGCGTAATTCGTCGCTGGGTAAGTCGGCACCCTGTCTTACCGGTAACTACTTACGCGGTAGTGGCGGCGCTGATTCCTCTCACTGCTTGACGCCGGGTCCAAACGCGCTCTCGCAGTCGCATTCGTCAGCGACTTGTAACGTGCAGGCGCATGCAACAATGCACCATTGTCACTCGTCACCGAGCGCTGTAAGCGTTGCCGGCGCCCCGGGTGGTTCGAACGCGCCCACAAATACAACGAGCACATTGAACATTTCACGTTCCAACAGCGGTGTTGGCTTAGGTATTGGAAAACATCATTTGCATGGCGTAGTGATGCGCGGCAGCAGTGTTGGCGGCACATCCAGCGGTGTGGCACATCATCGTTTGAGTTTAGTTACAGCTGGTATAAATGCTTGCACGAACGCTTCGCCGCGTTCACATTCGCCTTACTCGGCGAGTCCAGTGGACAGTCCGCGCATAAATTCACCCATGCAGTTTCCATTTGCGCCCATAAAACGCATTGCATCGTGCCGCGGTGACGGCAGACGCTGGTCCGTGGCATCGTTGCCTTCTTCGGGTTATGGCACGACGCCTGGCAGCTCAAATTTGTCGGTGAGTTAAGAAACAATATTTGTGCTTTGAGTGTTTAGTAAAAAATGTCTTTCCTGCAGTCACAGTGCTCCAGCCAGGAAGCACTCCATCAGCTACAAAACATTCCACCCGGTGAGGATGCAGCACAAGATGCCGCCAATGCCATCACATGCTGTGTAGAGCATTTACAAGCAGCCATAGCCGCGGCGCCGCGCATGCACTGTCAGAAACACTGCGCTCTATTAACCGCCGCTTACACACCATCAACGCCCACACCTGCTAcaatggcaatagcaacaacGAGCAAAACAATGTCCGTCCCACAAACAACAACGAACAGTACGAGTTTCAACAATAGCAGCACAAAAGAGCCGAACAAAAACGCCGCTGCCCATGCGCAGCAACCCCAAGTCGCACGCCCACACTGTCCCAATTGTTGTGTTGATAGTAATGTTTTATGTGCTGGCGGCAAGGTATGCGCCGCCATCGCACCACCAGGCACACCATCGAACGCCGCCAAAATGCCCGCGGGCGCACCACAGCCATGTACGCCCAACGCGAATGCCAACTGCAGCGGTAGCGGCAATAATTGCTCAACTGGTTTTGCGGGGCGCATATCGCCCTTTCACCGTCCACGCTCGCGTTCGCTTTCAAGTCCGTCGCGTTCACCAATCGTGGACAACGAGATCGCCATGATGAACACTTTGTATAAGGAACGCTTTCCGAAGGCTACGCAACAGATGGAGGAGCGCCTAAAGCATTTTATCAATGAGAATAAGAGCGTAGCGTGCAACAGTTTCCGCGACTCGCAGCCAATTGTGCGGTAGGTGGAATTTAATGTGCcattttgtttgcaaaattactattttaaatCTTTACAGCTTTGTCCATCATCAAGTGCTTGAAATGGCGCGCGACTGCTTACATAAGTCTGAGGCAAAACTAATAACATCAcgttatttttacgaaatgagTGAGAATCTCGAACGTTTACTATTAGAAACGAAAGATAAATCGCCCGAAGCTGCGGCAGAGCTAACAGGTGTCATTAAAAAGTTACTTTTAATCATATCGCGCCCGGCACGTTTACTCGAATGCTTAGAATTCGATCCGGAGGAGTTTTATCAACTATTAGAGGCTGCTGAGGGTCAAGCCAAAGCAATACAAGGCATCAAAGCCGACATACCGCAGTACATCATACATAAGTTAGGTTTAAATCGTGATCCGATCGCTGAAATGCAACAGGAGATGAAGGAAACACAGGCTGTTTGTGAGGGTAATCTCTCAGCGGCCGACATTACCGCCGTAGCTGATAATTCGCAAGAACAACAAACCCCCTTGCTCTTAAATTCACCACTCACTTGTGTGACAGCCAACTTTAATGCATCGAATACCCTACTGACCGGCGATGCACATGCCGTAAGCAGTGGTTCTTGCACACCACATCCACCGCTACCGCTGCAACCACCACAAACACCGGTCGCGAGTGGACCTGACATGCCAATGCCCTCATTTGCATCGGCAATCTGCACGGCGGTGGTGAGTGCCACAAACACTGCCACAACGAGCACAGCCAAACAGCAGGCGACACAAACCGCACAGCCGATACCGAACGAACATGATTTCGATATCGTTAAATTGATCTCAAATGGCGCCTACGGTGCGGTGTACCTGGTTAAGCATAAGACTACGCGCCAACGTTTCGCcatgaaaaaaatcaacaaaaataatcTCATTTTGCGTAATCAGGTGGAGCAAGTGTTTGCCGAACGTGATATACTCTCGTTTGCCGACAATCCCTTTGTGGTGAGCATGTATTGTTCTTTCGAGACGAAAAAGCATTTATGCTTGGTAATGGAGTATGTTGAGGGCGGTGATTGTGCGACGCTTTTGAAGAATATCGGACCATTGCCGCCGGATATGGCGCGTTTTTATTTTGCAGAAACAGTATTAGCGGTGGAATATTTGCATAGTTATGGCATTGTACATCGCGATCTCAAGCCTGATAATCTACTCATCACGGCATTGGGGCATATAAAACTCACCGATTTTGGTTTATCGAAAATGGGTTTAATGTCATTGGCCACAAATCTATATGAAGGCTACATTGATTCGGAGACCAGACAGTTCTCGGATAAGCAGGTAAGTGCGTGACTTGAAATTTGAACTATGTATGTTTAATAAGGAATTTCCGAAACcagttttttataataaaaacttatttaatatttgcttttaaaaagatttatttatttatttaaggttTACGGCACGCCGGAGTATATAGCGCCAGAAGTGATATTACGACAAGGTTATGGCAAACCAGTCGATTGGTGGTCCATGGGTATTATATTGTATGAATTTTTGATTGGTTGTGTACCATTTTTCGGCGAGACTGCGGAAGAGCTATTTGCGCACACGGTCAACGATGATATTGAGTGGCCGGATAGCGAAGATTGGGATGTGCAGCCAGAGGCAAAGGATTTGATAACACAATTGTTGCAGCAAAATCCACGTGAACGCTTAGGCACGCAAGGTGGCGCCTTAGAGGTTAAGGAGCATGTATATTTCATAGGCTTAGATTGGAATTCGCTGTTGAGGCAGAAGGCGGAGTTTGTGCCACAATTGTCCACCGAGGACGATACGAGCTATTTTGATAGtgagtttatattttatttatattattaaaggtatacaatattaaatgaaattaatttacagCACGTATGGATCGTTACAATCACGATTTAGCTGGTGAGGACACCGACGATACCGACGACACGCCAGTTTTTGGCTCATTCTCATCGTTAACGCCACAGTATCGCAAACAACATTATTCTTGGTCACGTGTACCCTCTGCTAGCTCCAGCACCACAATGACACCCACTAGCACCAGTGCAGCATCAGTTTCGGCATCTGCTTCGAGCGCCACTGTCGACAGCTCCTCGAAACAAGCTGATGTCAAGCCGGAGGTGGTAACCATTGCTGCCAGCAAAACTGGTAATGCTTCTGTCTGCGATAGTAATACTACGGTGGACTCGTCCATGGCTTTGgtgaaatgcaaaaataactCGGCGCTTTCACCCAGCATGAGCAGcgattttatagcaaataagcTGCTGACAACGCCACAATTGCGCAAACTGGACGTGAGTATTGCGTTTTATGCCAtagaattttgttgttgtaccgtTTGTAACttattttcttcttcatctttcacAGCTTACATCCGGTTGCCTCAAAGTGCCATCCACGCCCGATGCTGACTATCTGCCCGAATTATTGCACAACATCACCATCGGCAATGACAACGAACTACGTCTGCTCAATCAATTCCTGCGCCAATCATCGATTTCCAGTCCATCGGCTTCACCGGCTAGCAGCGCCGGCAGCGGCACTGCTTATTTGCAACAACGCCAACGTCAACCGCAACGCCATAGCATGCCAGCAACGACAACGGCCATAATTACCACACCCGCTACACCGCCGGCAACGATTGTGAGCGCCGCGGCAGCTCAAGCAGCTGCAATAGCCGCCGCCGAAACGCATGCCACGCCCCACTCCACAACTACGGCTTTGGTGAAGGCAGCACATCCGCATCCATCATTAATACCAGCTGTTGCGGCGGCAACGTCGCGCAGCACACCCGAATCCTCAACCGCTACAGATAGTGACGACTTTTCACCACAAATACATCGCAAACGCAAAGGTGTCTGCGCGCGTGACATACTACCACGTTTCTCCATATCCATCGAGGATGAGACGGTGAGTGGCGGCTCATCGTCTGCCGAGAACACGCGCGAACAATCACCGCTTGCATTGCAGCATCATCATAAATCGATGGACGGTCATCTGGGCAAACATCGTTCGCGTTCGATTGTTAAGTCCGCATCGGCTTTGGGGCTGTCGTTGATGTCCAGCGCTGTGGATAATCAACAGTTGGCGCAGCAACTTTGCGGCATAGCAGCTGGCATACAATCGCCCGGCAGCGGTGCAGGCGCTGGTGGTAATGGCGGCTCCAGCACAGCAAGTTCACGTGACACTTCACCATGTCGTGATCTTTCACCTTTGGTAACCAACCTGAAGCCGCCCATCATAATTAGGCGCGGTCCACGTGGTTTTGGTTTCACAGTGCACACGATACGTGTTTATTATGGCGACACCGACTTCTATACGATGCATCACTTGGTGATGGCTGTGGAGGAGGGTAGTCCAGCCTTTGAGGCTGGCCTGCGTCCCGCCGATTTGATTACACACGTAAATGGTGAGCTGGTGCAGGGTCTCTATCACACACAAGTCTTGCAGTTGTTGTTGAGTGGTGGCGAGCATGTAACATTGCGTGCCACGCCGCTGGAGCATACGAGCATACAGAGTGGTGGGCGCAAGCGTGATTTAATGCAAAGTAAGCTGGCCAAGAAGGGTGTAAATCGGCAGAAAAAGCAAACGAAGAAGGAACATGACAAGAAGCGCAAAACTTCACTATTCAGGCGGATCAGCAATAAACGTGCGTCGGCAGAGATACAACAGGTGAGTAAAACAAAAGCGATTGGTTTTTGAAGCGGTCACGCAGTTTCGAATATccttgttttgttattttgtatgccttgatgttgttgttgtgttaacGGATgcctaatccccgttaggatggtaaggattagctaAGTTGCCGTCGACTTAATCCAAAggaaggcccaagaaacgtaCTGTTCCGACAGGGTCGTGCCAAAGGGGGAGGGGTGTCAGATgggtggggcatgcaaagaggtagCCAGTGTCATGTGGATACTCATTGCACACaggacatatattggatatgtcggggtctattctggataggttggagtttaacctgctacaatatccggAACGAAGCTGCTCAAGGGTCACTCttgtttctcgcggcaactcgagctgtTCGTCTGCCATGgctggtggtttgactccaagtatgCGATTCACTGAAAGGGAGTTTAGGtgagttgcgtccgaagtctagTGGGCGTATTGTCTAATGTCGTCGACGCAGTTGAGGAGtgacctcttgatgttcctaggagaCGGTTCCGCTACCCGCAGGAACTGCTTGAAGAGGAGTTCATtttgctccttaactgggagtaTAAGGCCCTCActgttcgataggagacatcaagaggcatcctgacgtagtccggagtgcagtattctgacTGGTCTGAGCTTCCTCGTCTGTACTTCACTgaatccaggcgaccatattggagCGGCGTTgttaaggaccggccggccgattgcgtTGTAAGATGCCAACAACGTTTATTAGTCCTTTTCCTGTGTCCGCCGATATctagttaatttttataccctataTGCTGCGGTAGCCTGTGAAGGTTACTATAGCTTTAGTGCAGCCAAAATGaactttttttcttggttttaaaTGTCAATGCCATGGCTAAAGCAGGGCTTAGTAGTGATATAACTTAGTAATATCTTTTCTATTTTTACGCCTAGATCGCTGCGGGTATTGTCGGTTCTCCCACTAATACGGCAGTCGCTTCGGTTGTCAGCGGTTCTTGTGGTGCCGCCGGCGTTGGTAACGTAAACAATCGCAACTTATCGCCGATGGACTCATCGTATCATAGCAGCAGTTGCTGTCAATCAGCTGGTAACTCATCGCAATCCACTTCACCATCCTCATCGGCACCGAATACACCAACTTGTGGTGGCAGTGGTGCACAAACGCAGCCAACTTTCGCCAGTACACCAACGAAAGCTTCAGGCTTGACAATTTCAACGAGCGCAGCGGCTGTGCTAATGCCACATGGCGCAAGCGGTACGGGCGTTGCAGGGCCCAGCGGAGCTATTGGTGCTAACATACCGGGTAAGATAACCAATAAACGCATTAATTCACAGAAATATAATTCCAAACATTTCTGATTGCAGTATCACCCACATCGGTGCCACAACTCTACCAACGGCCATCCACATTGCATGGACTCAAGCACAAATTGCATACAGCCGCTTGCGGCGGTAATAACGCTGTGGTCGTGTGCCCAACCGCTGGTAGTGGTGCCGGTGTGGTGAAATCACTACACACCAGCGCTGCTGGTGCTTTACCGCCAAATCGCCGCAAATCTGTTGGTCATATACCACTTTCGCCACTGGCACGTACACCGTCACCCTCACCGCTACCGGCCTCACCCACACGTTCACCATCACC from Bactrocera tryoni isolate S06 chromosome 5, CSIRO_BtryS06_freeze2, whole genome shotgun sequence includes these protein-coding regions:
- the LOC120779168 gene encoding uncharacterized protein LOC120779168 isoform X1, whose amino-acid sequence is MSREEPKSRTTNKTNITHPTIYTTNIPPTTHTTATATATQSTTTTTASSISYTTCSSATTINSDANTTAFLTASSCDGIGGKISTSTPHRRCDGVGATAEGRCDEAAGAAHATSLRDMLSAAFLPDDSIATTISPPGSRNLSAVSAPGSFIKSTTTTNTNNSTGSPVAKRHLSAASMARMRPQSSYSARALVFDDSDQELGASGGSASGSAGGSPRVSCKQQEMSVGATKSATGLDMLSTSSKVSAGEHNVSTTSLMTSHSLLRNSNLTKSSSGGLSGSSVSLTGRSYNALLRKISYQHGYSLRSSSNDTSNLVRMRNSSLGKSAPCLTGNYLRGSGGADSSHCLTPGPNALSQSHSSATCNVQAHATMHHCHSSPSAVSVAGAPGGSNAPTNTTSTLNISRSNSGVGLGIGKHHLHGVVMRGSSVGGTSSGVAHHRLSLVTAGINACTNASPRSHSPYSASPVDSPRINSPMQFPFAPIKRIASCRGDGRRWSVASLPSSGYGTTPGSSNLSSQCSSQEALHQLQNIPPGEDAAQDAANAITCCVEHLQAAIAAAPRMHCQKHCALLTAAYTPSTPTPATMAIATTSKTMSVPQTTTNSTSFNNSSTKEPNKNAAAHAQQPQVARPHCPNCCVDSNVLCAGGKVCAAIAPPGTPSNAAKMPAGAPQPCTPNANANCSGSGNNCSTGFAGRISPFHRPRSRSLSSPSRSPIVDNEIAMMNTLYKERFPKATQQMEERLKHFINENKSVACNSFRDSQPIVRFVHHQVLEMARDCLHKSEAKLITSRYFYEMSENLERLLLETKDKSPEAAAELTGVIKKLLLIISRPARLLECLEFDPEEFYQLLEAAEGQAKAIQGIKADIPQYIIHKLGLNRDPIAEMQQEMKETQAVCEGNLSAADITAVADNSQEQQTPLLLNSPLTCVTANFNASNTLLTGDAHAVSSGSCTPHPPLPLQPPQTPVASGPDMPMPSFASAICTAVVSATNTATTSTAKQQATQTAQPIPNEHDFDIVKLISNGAYGAVYLVKHKTTRQRFAMKKINKNNLILRNQVEQVFAERDILSFADNPFVVSMYCSFETKKHLCLVMEYVEGGDCATLLKNIGPLPPDMARFYFAETVLAVEYLHSYGIVHRDLKPDNLLITALGHIKLTDFGLSKMGLMSLATNLYEGYIDSETRQFSDKQVYGTPEYIAPEVILRQGYGKPVDWWSMGIILYEFLIGCVPFFGETAEELFAHTVNDDIEWPDSEDWDVQPEAKDLITQLLQQNPRERLGTQGGALEVKEHVYFIGLDWNSLLRQKAEFVPQLSTEDDTSYFDTRMDRYNHDLAGEDTDDTDDTPVFGSFSSLTPQYRKQHYSWSRVPSASSSTTMTPTSTSAASVSASASSATVDSSSKQADVKPEVVTIAASKTGNASVCDSNTTVDSSMALVKCKNNSALSPSMSSDFIANKLLTTPQLRKLDLTSGCLKVPSTPDADYLPELLHNITIGNDNELRLLNQFLRQSSISSPSASPASSAGSGTAYLQQRQRQPQRHSMPATTTAIITTPATPPATIVSAAAAQAAAIAAAETHATPHSTTTALVKAAHPHPSLIPAVAAATSRSTPESSTATDSDDFSPQIHRKRKGVCARDILPRFSISIEDETVSGGSSSAENTREQSPLALQHHHKSMDGHLGKHRSRSIVKSASALGLSLMSSAVDNQQLAQQLCGIAAGIQSPGSGAGAGGNGGSSTASSRDTSPCRDLSPLVTNLKPPIIIRRGPRGFGFTVHTIRVYYGDTDFYTMHHLVMAVEEGSPAFEAGLRPADLITHVNGELVQGLYHTQVLQLLLSGGEHVTLRATPLEHTSIQSGGRKRDLMQSKLAKKGVNRQKKQTKKEHDKKRKTSLFRRISNKRASAEIQQIAAGIVGSPTNTAVASVVSGSCGAAGVGNVNNRNLSPMDSSYHSSSCCQSAGNSSQSTSPSSSAPNTPTCGGSGAQTQPTFASTPTKASGLTISTSAAAVLMPHGASGTGVAGPSGAIGANIPVSPTSVPQLYQRPSTLHGLKHKLHTAACGGNNAVVVCPTAGSGAGVVKSLHTSAAGALPPNRRKSVGHIPLSPLARTPSPSPLPASPTRSPSPLAFPIVGHQPGASNTTQSYSPGSSLPTVQTMASGSKKSGFVRTKSGEPSSPLLRRALSPDRLHPRSAEAKCTLISPLCCSPPIKQPQQRVIGGVWRPSTGTGTNVGVTGGAGMSSNAVTTLPPINTMQQSFACIGGGASVNNNNNGNGAATAGSGDAANESQMPIGSVLNMTEQTPLTVSTPTNIALPAPGEMLPRIAEEKDSPTSTHESEEEAAPAVATTTNLTSATTLGATGVNVMQTIDEHGDETAGAACDSGGAVAAKKERDNSNSVSRDNRRKNVEEKSTMPNASTKNGSGSNNRSSSAPSSGRRESTSSSATAAKSTNPTTATSTKHKKQ